One stretch of Pseudomonadota bacterium DNA includes these proteins:
- a CDS encoding efflux RND transporter periplasmic adaptor subunit: MMRGDDSMAEPEQPDKTHTNSFEEMIEKHEKLREAYLEVERECNTIMADLKKAHKIRIFVTLFIILVFVVVGLYVWKKMPYIERRVEKSLHMKEKTSTVRTFTVKPGPISESIALEGTLKPSEVVNIVSPFDGVVKETSFQYGAFVKKGQPLLELDISDIEVKYDGAKTDYIKAADKVKDMRDWENSDDVMKAKRSLSKSKMTLEAQKKTFQATEGLFKEGIVAETEYENAKQQYSSSKLDYDNAVDELKNARAKGAGNYLEVAVLDMKSAKIKFDELKKQFDRANVTAPIDGIVVLPSSGDKDKKGKRVDKGVSFTRGETLITIGNIENLSVQVDVDEIEVLKIKNGQDVTVTGNAFPGIVLKGKVSSISSQATQDEAQKGPPSFRVIILLGGLPQSEMDKIRLKGIPQSVMEKIRLGMSADVKILTYSRADALTVPIKAVTEGDGRYFLAVRDKGTGKPVRVQIETGITTPDSVEIINGIKEGDEVLIEE; this comes from the coding sequence ATGATGAGAGGTGATGACAGTATGGCAGAACCGGAACAACCAGATAAGACCCATACCAATTCTTTCGAGGAAATGATAGAAAAGCACGAAAAGCTCAGGGAGGCATATCTTGAGGTTGAGCGTGAATGTAATACCATCATGGCAGACTTGAAAAAGGCACATAAGATACGCATCTTTGTAACACTCTTTATTATTCTGGTATTTGTGGTCGTCGGGCTTTATGTATGGAAAAAGATGCCTTACATAGAGAGACGTGTAGAGAAAAGCCTGCACATGAAGGAAAAGACGTCGACAGTGAGGACATTCACAGTAAAACCCGGACCAATATCGGAAAGCATTGCCCTGGAGGGGACGTTGAAACCCAGCGAAGTAGTAAATATCGTGAGCCCCTTTGACGGAGTTGTAAAAGAAACATCATTCCAGTACGGAGCATTTGTAAAAAAAGGTCAACCCCTGTTAGAACTGGATATATCCGATATTGAAGTTAAATATGACGGGGCAAAGACAGATTACATAAAGGCGGCCGACAAAGTAAAGGATATGCGGGACTGGGAAAACAGTGATGATGTGATGAAAGCGAAGCGCTCCCTTTCCAAATCAAAAATGACATTAGAAGCTCAAAAAAAGACGTTTCAGGCTACCGAAGGTCTGTTTAAAGAAGGGATTGTCGCCGAAACGGAGTATGAAAACGCCAAGCAACAATATTCGAGCTCCAAGCTTGACTATGATAATGCAGTTGATGAGTTGAAAAACGCGAGGGCAAAAGGCGCTGGGAATTATCTTGAAGTAGCTGTATTGGATATGAAAAGCGCTAAAATAAAATTCGACGAATTAAAAAAACAATTTGACCGGGCGAATGTGACTGCACCCATTGACGGAATCGTTGTCTTGCCTTCTTCCGGAGATAAAGACAAGAAAGGTAAAAGGGTTGACAAAGGTGTTTCCTTCACTCGCGGGGAGACGCTTATCACAATAGGAAATATCGAGAATCTTTCCGTTCAGGTTGATGTAGACGAAATAGAGGTGCTGAAAATAAAAAACGGTCAGGATGTGACGGTAACAGGGAATGCCTTTCCCGGCATAGTGCTGAAAGGAAAGGTATCCAGCATCTCATCACAGGCAACACAGGATGAGGCACAGAAAGGGCCGCCTTCCTTCAGGGTGATCATCCTCCTCGGCGGACTTCCCCAGTCGGAGATGGATAAGATTCGTCTCAAGGGGATACCTCAGTCGGTGATGGAGAAGATACGCCTTGGCATGTCCGCCGACGTTAAAATATTAACCTACTCAAGGGCTGATGCCCTTACCGTCCCTATCAAGGCAGTAACAGAGGGGGATGGGCGTTATTTCCTTGCCGTGAGAGATAAGGGAACCGGCAAACCCGTGAGGGTGCAGATTGAGACCGGCATTACCACCCCCGATTCGGTGGAGATTATCAACGGTATAAAAGAAGGCGATGAAGTGCTGATTGAGGAATGA
- a CDS encoding ABC transporter ATP-binding protein translates to MLRLIDIHKTYKVGPEEVEVLKGISMTIEKGELFAIIGPSGSGKSTLMNTMGLLDKPTSGSYFIEDTQITYDDDRVISTLRNRKIGFVFQSYNLLPRKTAIENVGIPLIYRGLKKNEIKEQSMEYLKRVEMDKWANYKPNELSGGQQQRVAIARALVGNPAIILADEPTGALDTQTGQEILTFFKQLNEKEGITFVIITHDPDIARQCKRMAELRDGVITDRQDPTGKQ, encoded by the coding sequence GTGCTGCGGTTAATCGACATACACAAGACATATAAGGTCGGCCCTGAAGAGGTGGAAGTTCTCAAGGGCATCTCCATGACAATAGAGAAAGGGGAGCTGTTCGCCATCATCGGGCCGTCAGGTAGTGGAAAATCAACGTTGATGAATACCATGGGGCTCCTCGATAAACCGACATCGGGATCGTATTTTATTGAAGATACACAGATAACCTATGATGATGACAGGGTGATTTCAACCCTGCGGAACAGGAAGATAGGTTTTGTGTTTCAATCATACAATCTTCTTCCCCGTAAGACCGCCATTGAGAACGTTGGCATCCCGCTCATATATCGAGGCCTTAAAAAAAACGAGATCAAAGAGCAATCAATGGAATATCTCAAGAGGGTTGAGATGGATAAGTGGGCCAACTATAAGCCGAACGAACTTTCAGGGGGTCAGCAACAAAGGGTTGCAATCGCACGGGCCCTGGTAGGAAACCCGGCAATTATCCTTGCCGATGAACCGACCGGCGCCCTCGACACCCAAACAGGGCAGGAAATTTTAACATTTTTCAAGCAGTTGAACGAGAAGGAGGGGATTACCTTTGTGATTATTACCCATGACCCTGATATAGCGAGGCAGTGCAAGAGAATGGCGGAACTTAGGGACGGAGTCATCACCGACAGACAGGATCCAACAGGCAAACAATGA
- a CDS encoding ABC transporter permease produces the protein MMLRVNISEALESLSSAKQRTVLALIGIIIGIGSVIGMISIGEIVKNQALKQFEDMGINIITVSKDYDSPNKTATFPLSGTLALGKHVPGIASVAPYIVSGTQFSHGSKNAFIDMLGVTQSFFDICKLTVREGRLISDLDSYRYFCIIGSDFADFLQKSGTKNVLGSDFKFGKRIYTVIGVINKVSEGGGMLPGGLNKGVITHITTASRSFEERGINTFLARLKKIQPVSVLQKELNHYFGAKQRGLTIKVSTAEQLIEDMGKQMRLFTLLLGAIGSISLIVGGVGVMNVMLVSVTERRKEIGIRRALGAQQSDIQSQFIVESVTLCLAGGIIGILLGITVSYIFAYFAKWDFIVSYAAILLGVGVSTAVGVFSGFYPAREAARVDPITALRGE, from the coding sequence ATGATGCTTCGGGTCAATATAAGTGAGGCATTGGAGAGCCTCTCAAGCGCCAAGCAACGGACTGTTTTGGCGCTCATCGGTATTATTATAGGTATTGGTTCTGTTATCGGTATGATATCCATCGGGGAGATAGTCAAGAATCAAGCCCTTAAACAGTTCGAGGATATGGGCATTAACATCATAACGGTCTCTAAGGATTACGACAGCCCGAACAAAACGGCAACGTTCCCCCTTTCGGGAACCCTCGCCCTTGGCAAACATGTTCCCGGCATTGCAAGTGTTGCACCCTATATTGTTTCTGGTACCCAATTTTCACATGGCAGCAAAAACGCTTTCATCGACATGCTTGGTGTGACACAATCTTTTTTTGATATATGCAAACTGACAGTCCGCGAGGGACGACTGATATCCGACCTCGACAGCTACAGATATTTTTGTATCATAGGGTCCGATTTTGCAGATTTTTTGCAAAAATCGGGGACCAAAAATGTCCTTGGGTCGGATTTTAAGTTCGGAAAGCGCATCTACACAGTTATCGGGGTTATCAATAAGGTTTCTGAAGGCGGGGGAATGCTGCCGGGTGGGCTCAATAAAGGAGTAATCACCCATATCACCACTGCATCGAGGAGCTTTGAAGAAAGAGGTATCAACACGTTTCTGGCAAGACTGAAAAAAATTCAGCCCGTTTCTGTCCTGCAAAAAGAATTAAACCACTATTTCGGTGCAAAACAGAGAGGGCTCACCATAAAGGTAAGCACTGCCGAGCAGTTGATAGAAGACATGGGCAAACAGATGCGGCTTTTTACGCTTCTCCTTGGCGCTATCGGAAGTATATCTCTTATCGTAGGCGGTGTCGGCGTAATGAATGTAATGCTCGTTTCCGTTACGGAGAGGAGAAAGGAGATCGGTATCCGCCGGGCCCTTGGCGCTCAGCAAAGTGACATACAGAGTCAGTTTATCGTAGAATCTGTTACCCTCTGTCTTGCAGGGGGCATCATTGGTATACTGCTGGGGATTACAGTTTCTTATATCTTCGCATACTTTGCGAAGTGGGATTTTATTGTATCCTATGCTGCGATTCTTCTTGGTGTCGGTGTTTCAACCGCAGTCGGTGTTTTTTCCGGTTTCTATCCTGCCCGTGAAGCAGCACGGGTTGATCCCATTACCGCACTCAGGGGTGAATAG
- a CDS encoding autotransporter domain-containing protein: MISAFLLMTFSLVIAIICRVTPVYADQSQSFVWVADTRGDANSDVISWSVLIPIVNSILAQNPAPKVVIFGGDAAYRGGTTNLTDFKTGFTDRIEGAGIPVAFAIGNHEIYTRSGETPAPLDRQTEFQAMFNKPSDLSPIVMQNGPAGYDKLAFSFRIGNSLFIVADSFYATSNAIEPSYGVSQAQQDWIKGLLQNNNSAHTFMLTHVPSWTPGHLSVDSNMADFWQMITTSGSATNTNASILFAGHEHLYFRTLHDGTHEVLAGTGGAPIGCETGEECNLTIFYPGDILALRYNYATVSVNGRYVTVSVLDQANQFIDWFQFFDNSGVNNSTITNTAAIAPDSAEKQPTGILAGSSNTINNSAAISNVITGIDAVSNNIITNSGSITPLSGGNGIHVYDNNTITNTVAGNITGNSTDLWGIWVNTGNTVVNQGTVAVSGTNSVAFLAQGDNNILTNTGTLSASGTDSYAAKFLGTGNTLVNSGTISGNIWFDAGNNAFTNNGTLNGSGSLYKTGSGTLTLRGPASYTGGTYLNGGVINVTQDASLGALSGGLLFNGGTLQVSADMTSARNTTLNSGGGTFDTNGNALTLSGVISGPGSLTKAGTGTLTLSGVHTYTGQGTVSEGMLFLTSGASHSSTLTVNPGATVGGYGTLGNVNNNGVVSPGGSIGTLNIIGNYTQGPGGTLDIEIASTTSKDLLAINGTANLSGSLKVLWSGGYVPEPQNKFTILTASSGITGQFSSLLTNITPTVLFKPKYDIPNQAYLMVERDYTNQTLLPYLTVNQRAVGSMLNSVGNTATGDLDTVLTVIDALPAYGQTAYALDQLAPKGSDAQSGMGISSASFQTGNLSERLSDLRYGIRGTSLKGLYFKNGNGAPVMLADINPDLTGMLPSGVDERWGFFVKGNAVYGDQKDTPDMTGYNFTSVGITMGSDYHFSKSFIAGLMLGLNNSRANVDNMGSKVKMDSYTLGTYGTYYKKNFYMDGSISYGFANYDNTRRIVFPGLDRTAASSPNGNQFTAYTGTGYDLRKSNWIITPNVSLQYTKLNTDSYTESGAGAINLNVDRQNTESLLGNAGARVSYTWQTDKAVIMPGIRASYGYEFSRDSQNVTSRLAQGSSPFSIQTMSPDRNFLSLGAGITAFTVRDMSVYINYDVQIGENKYVAQSVNAGLRMGF, from the coding sequence GTGATATCTGCGTTTCTTCTCATGACATTCTCACTTGTTATTGCAATCATCTGCCGGGTTACTCCAGTATATGCGGACCAATCACAGAGTTTCGTCTGGGTGGCAGACACCCGTGGGGATGCAAACAGCGATGTCATCAGTTGGAGTGTTCTCATCCCCATCGTGAACTCTATCCTTGCCCAGAACCCCGCCCCAAAGGTAGTGATCTTCGGCGGCGACGCAGCCTACAGGGGTGGCACGACCAATTTGACAGATTTCAAAACCGGGTTTACGGATCGCATAGAGGGCGCGGGCATCCCCGTGGCTTTCGCCATAGGCAACCATGAGATATACACGAGGAGTGGGGAAACCCCGGCCCCCCTGGACAGGCAGACGGAATTCCAGGCCATGTTTAACAAGCCAAGCGACCTCTCCCCCATCGTGATGCAGAACGGCCCCGCCGGTTACGATAAGTTGGCCTTCTCATTCCGTATAGGCAATTCTCTCTTCATCGTTGCCGACAGTTTTTATGCTACCTCAAACGCGATTGAGCCGTCATACGGCGTCAGCCAGGCGCAACAGGACTGGATAAAAGGCCTTCTGCAAAACAACAACTCAGCCCATACTTTCATGCTTACCCATGTCCCGTCATGGACTCCTGGACATCTTTCGGTCGACAGCAATATGGCGGATTTCTGGCAAATGATCACCACTTCAGGCAGTGCTACAAATACCAATGCCTCCATTCTGTTTGCCGGACATGAGCACCTCTACTTCCGCACCCTTCATGACGGAACACATGAAGTGCTCGCCGGTACCGGCGGAGCCCCTATAGGGTGCGAAACCGGTGAGGAGTGCAACCTTACCATCTTCTACCCCGGCGACATCCTTGCCCTACGTTACAACTACGCTACCGTTTCCGTCAACGGCAGATACGTCACCGTAAGTGTACTTGACCAGGCTAATCAATTTATCGATTGGTTTCAGTTTTTCGACAATTCCGGAGTGAACAATTCCACTATCACCAACACGGCCGCCATCGCACCGGACTCGGCAGAGAAACAGCCTACAGGCATCCTTGCGGGAAGCAGCAACACCATCAACAACAGCGCTGCCATAAGCAACGTCATCACCGGCATAGACGCTGTCAGCAACAACATCATCACTAATTCCGGCAGTATCACCCCGTTGTCCGGCGGAAACGGCATCCACGTCTACGACAACAATACAATAACAAACACTGTAGCCGGAAACATCACGGGAAACTCGACAGACCTGTGGGGAATATGGGTCAATACCGGAAACACGGTGGTTAACCAGGGTACGGTCGCGGTTTCGGGAACAAACAGTGTCGCTTTTTTAGCCCAGGGCGATAATAACATCCTCACCAATACCGGCACCCTCAGCGCTTCCGGAACAGACTCCTACGCAGCGAAGTTTCTGGGCACAGGGAATACCCTCGTTAATTCCGGTACCATTTCGGGAAACATCTGGTTCGATGCCGGCAACAACGCCTTCACCAACAACGGAACCCTCAACGGCTCCGGCAGCCTCTACAAAACCGGATCGGGAACACTGACCTTACGGGGCCCCGCATCTTATACCGGGGGTACGTATCTCAATGGCGGCGTCATCAATGTCACACAGGACGCCAGTTTGGGGGCATTGTCCGGCGGCCTGCTTTTTAATGGAGGAACCCTGCAGGTGTCGGCGGACATGACATCAGCCAGGAACACAACCCTCAATTCCGGCGGCGGTACGTTCGATACCAATGGGAATGCCCTGACGCTTTCCGGCGTCATCTCCGGTCCAGGAAGTCTCACAAAGGCGGGGACCGGGACCCTAACGCTTTCCGGCGTCCATACCTATACCGGTCAGGGCACCGTGTCCGAAGGGATGCTCTTCCTTACCTCGGGGGCTTCCCATAGCAGCACGCTGACCGTGAATCCAGGGGCCACAGTGGGTGGTTACGGGACGCTTGGCAACGTGAACAACAATGGAGTTGTATCGCCGGGAGGGTCCATCGGCACCCTCAATATTATCGGCAATTATACCCAAGGCCCAGGGGGAACCCTTGATATCGAGATAGCCTCCACGACCAGCAAGGATCTCCTTGCCATAAACGGTACAGCCAACCTCAGCGGTAGCCTCAAGGTTCTATGGTCAGGTGGATACGTCCCGGAGCCGCAGAATAAATTCACCATCCTTACTGCTTCATCAGGGATAACGGGACAGTTCTCCTCTCTTCTTACCAATATTACCCCGACGGTACTCTTTAAACCCAAGTATGATATTCCCAACCAGGCGTACCTCATGGTAGAGAGAGACTACACCAACCAGACCCTCCTCCCCTACCTCACCGTGAACCAGAGGGCGGTAGGCTCCATGCTCAATTCTGTGGGGAATACCGCAACAGGGGACCTTGATACAGTCTTAACCGTCATTGATGCCCTCCCCGCATATGGACAGACAGCATATGCCTTAGATCAGCTTGCCCCCAAGGGCAGTGATGCCCAATCCGGCATGGGGATTAGCAGCGCCTCCTTCCAGACAGGGAATCTCTCTGAACGCTTAAGCGATCTCAGGTACGGGATACGGGGTACGAGTCTCAAGGGGCTGTACTTCAAGAACGGGAATGGAGCACCGGTAATGCTTGCTGATATCAATCCGGATCTTACCGGTATGCTTCCCTCGGGGGTGGATGAAAGATGGGGTTTCTTTGTGAAGGGCAATGCCGTCTACGGGGACCAGAAAGACACACCGGATATGACAGGGTATAACTTCACCAGTGTGGGTATCACCATGGGTTCCGACTACCACTTTTCCAAAAGCTTTATCGCCGGTCTCATGTTAGGGCTCAACAACTCCAGGGCCAATGTGGACAATATGGGCAGCAAGGTGAAGATGGACAGCTATACCCTGGGAACCTACGGGACCTACTATAAAAAGAACTTCTACATGGACGGCAGCATAAGCTACGGCTTTGCCAACTACGACAATACCCGCCGTATCGTCTTCCCTGGACTTGACCGTACTGCAGCATCATCCCCTAACGGCAACCAGTTTACCGCTTACACAGGTACAGGCTACGACCTCCGCAAAAGCAACTGGATCATCACCCCGAATGTATCCTTACAATATACCAAACTCAATACAGACAGCTATACCGAGAGTGGTGCAGGCGCCATAAATCTCAATGTGGACAGACAGAACACCGAGTCCCTTCTGGGGAATGCAGGAGCCAGGGTGTCCTATACCTGGCAGACCGATAAGGCAGTCATCATGCCGGGTATCCGCGCCTCCTACGGATATGAGTTTTCACGGGACAGCCAGAACGTTACTTCACGTCTCGCACAGGGGAGCTCACCCTTCAGTATCCAGACCATGTCCCCTGACAGGAACTTTCTCTCCCTCGGTGCAGGGATTACCGCTTTTACCGTCCGCGATATGTCTGTCTACATAAACTATGATGTTCAGATCGGCGAGAACAAATATGTGGCCCAAAGCGTGAATGCAGGGCTGAGGATGGGGTTCTGA
- a CDS encoding TfoX/Sxy family protein: MASDKSFIEFIVDQMGNAGFISHKKMFGEYAIYCDSKVVALVCDNQLFIKPTEGGRAYISNIVEAAPYPGAKLYFLIEDAFEDREWIRGLIKITAQELPVPKQKRSKTN; the protein is encoded by the coding sequence ATGGCATCTGACAAAAGTTTCATTGAATTTATCGTAGACCAAATGGGAAATGCTGGATTTATTTCTCACAAGAAAATGTTCGGTGAGTATGCAATATATTGTGACAGTAAAGTCGTGGCGCTCGTTTGTGATAATCAGCTTTTTATAAAACCAACTGAAGGTGGCAGAGCGTATATAAGCAATATTGTTGAAGCTGCACCATATCCCGGAGCTAAGTTGTATTTTCTAATAGAAGATGCATTTGAAGATCGGGAATGGATCAGGGGTTTAATCAAGATAACAGCACAAGAACTTCCGGTTCCCAAACAAAAACGAAGTAAAACAAATTGA